In one Nothobranchius furzeri strain GRZ-AD unplaced genomic scaffold, NfurGRZ-RIMD1 Scf020, whole genome shotgun sequence genomic region, the following are encoded:
- the LOC139064402 gene encoding E3 SUMO-protein ligase ZBED1-like → MARHHSDIASNATLKTKLGNTTQRTIVEVNNSKLPATSTHAVKITKSVLVFICKDMRPLSVVENKGFCNMIKTLEPRYAVPSRQHITDIALPNVYNEAKATVLDSLGSAEMVALMCDAWTSRATESYVTVTAHHINDEWILQSHVLQTRAMHETHTGEHIAALLKETDRMGVEHKESRYCNR, encoded by the coding sequence ATGGCCAGACACCATAGCGATATAGCATCAAATGCTACACTTAAAACGAAGCTCGGTAATACTACTCAAAGGACAATAGTGGAAGTTAACAATTCGAAACTACCAGCGACTTCAACTCATGCAGTCAAGATAACGAAATCagtacttgtttttatttgtaaagACATGCGTCCCCTGAGTGTTGTGGAGAATAAAGGATTTTGTAATATGATTAAAACGTTGGAGCCGCGTTACGCCGTTCCTTCACGACAACACATCACAGACATCGCTCTTCCAAACGTGTACAACGAAGCCAAAGCAACAGTCCTGGACTCTCTCGGCTCAGCAGAGATGGTCGCTTTAATGTGCGATGCTTGGACGTCTAGAGCTACTGAATCGTATGTTACTGTTACAGCACATCACATAAATGATGAGTGGATCCTTCAGTCTCATGTATTACAAACCCGAGCCATGCATGAAACTCACACAGGTGAACACATTGCAGCATTACTGAAGGAGACTGACAGAATGGGGGTTGAACACAAAGAAAGTCGTTATTGTAATAGATAA